One Capsicum annuum cultivar UCD-10X-F1 chromosome 2, UCD10Xv1.1, whole genome shotgun sequence genomic window carries:
- the LOC107859570 gene encoding abnormal spindle-like microcephaly-associated protein homolog: protein MEPKNQPQTSSFENLPFSSSSSTSLLKDISNFKTPKHSRKANFTSSSPSPYRQPEFFTASKTTPVSSVRRCRSIKQSAVKSSAAKRLKAFELEQSKSARKALNEKERSLKSLAKSLTVWLNFLFENPSSCGCDVTKFTGGFERSSSSCVAENGKRESGPGHTVGVDVLWRGPKRQKHSLSNFEDEETTVFSDYMFSGLKASLMDICSFDDLKERMSAYLSLGSCKEVFVTMTQLTKTIDEGRLKMRAHCPMVTDVGMKEKALRILMCYNPTWLRIGLYILLGGDTLLPSGDVNSEQEVAFLKMVLERQFFSHIGLAKTYAYNKLVEGLYRPGYYEKLGNIVLKRFLLLVLILDRVKTQSSLPLKYGIDGLDGGSPLLFSLQSDVKSSRQLINKFLPSDVMHGEGNLLAHLVIVGYKVTYQQNPLLEYQFDVADLFEDLGDGIHLCRVIQLLHHDPSILSKVVVPSDTRKKSLANCGTVLQYLQEAGVPLCDQDGTIIMAEDIVDGDKELTISLLWSMFVYLQLPLLINKSLLSEEISKIRGVVKQNSNGCTHLDVLLNWIQAICGSYDLKVENFSSLVDGKAMWCLLDYYFRKDHNCSCSYQALCETKEEVSIVSPVDYTDAVHNFILSQKLPLLLGKFPEVIQVSDILETNGACNGQSVIILLVFLSFQLLVKRNKDQLNFHKLLGFNCQSPERRRLSTDQWFTHPASAVDKQQTHWKDGEDAARNFKAVMAWWQEMAQQNNKCTPKEISSSPKRSFISRRSSDTHKENAAKVIQSHFRQSVQQRKYLRIKNAVYILQAAIQAWLWVKKEPSIQFFGCPTYLASLCGTRSHSANLEKHAAVVIHRHAFLKLKRAVIIIQRVVRDWISRKPVTGESLLQDLSTSTFIDASIVIQKCIRGWIARSAAVNIKQYPEVPKEFEDNIHHINAAASIRCASKEYKLSSSLHSHHFAANKIQSYYRGWLMRKNFVDQKQAAIKIQSIFRSARCLKDFHSYKQETLSVITIQAYVRKWIAKRDVYWHKCQIILIQSHCRGWLTRRKLLIEKETVIRIQTAVRSLKYRKAFLCQKHAALEIQRFARGAITRKRLLGASCYRNVSKLGNQALELKILLQAVVKLQRWWRCKVLHEHRTKAAIVIQSHVRGWIARKNVSRNKEQLHQAVLKLQRWWRGKLLHEQRTKAAIVIQSHVLGWIARQSVSRNKDRLWKAILKLQRWWRGKLLHKQRTKAAVVIQSHVQGWIVRQSASRKKHLTLLAILKLQRWWRRNLLHKQRTKSAVVIQSHVRGWIARQTVSRNKHRIVVIQAYMKGYLARKDLRGQLLDLRLRVQKSAANVDDGMRIINRLVAALSELLNMKSVSDILHICATLNMATQHSQKCCEELVAAGAVGTLFKLIRSLSRSIPDQEVLKHALSTLRNLSRYPHLIDVLIESCGSLETIVSEFLRNKEEGYFIASDLLKKIFTEQKGVEAVRKSPALLKRLHNHVEELSRRAKADKRTKPHAMKEPVDKRLREAVEILELIKVYGKSN, encoded by the exons ATGGAACCGAAAAACCAACCGCAAACTTCATCCTTCGAGAACCTTCcattttcttcatcatcttctacttctcttCTCAAAGATATCTCTAATTTCAAAACTCCAAAGCATTCACGGAAAGCAAATTTcacttcttcttctccatctccGTATCGCCAGCCGGAATTCTTCACCGCCTCGAAAACCACACCGGTGTCCTCTGTACGCCGGTGTAGAAGTATAAAGCAATCGGCGGTGAAGTCGAGTGCTGCTAAAAGATTAAAGGCGTTTGAGCTTGAGCAATCGAAATCAGCACGAAAGGCGTTGAATGAGAAAGAGAGATCATTGAAATCGCTAGCCAAGTCGTTAACCGTATGGCTTAATTTCTTGTTTGAAAATCCTAGCTCTTGTGGCTGTGATGTTACGAAGTTTACAGGAGGGTTTGAGAGGTCTAGTAGTTCGTGTGTTGCGGAAAATGGGAAGAGAGAGAGTGGACCAGGGCACACTGTTGGAGTTGATGTGCTGTGGCGAGGGCCGAAGAGGCAGAAGCATTCGTTGTCGAATTTTGAAGATGAAGAAACAACAGTCTTTTCGGATTACATGTTTTCCGGACTTAAAGCTTCGTTGATGGATATTTGCagctttgatgatttaaaggaGAGGATGAGTGCTTACCTTAGCTTGGGAAGCTGTAAAGAGGTTTTTgttacaatgactcaattaacAAAG ACCATTGATGAAGGACGGCTGAAAATGAGAGCTCACTGTCCCATGGTGACTGATGTTGGAATGAAGGAGAAAGCTTTGAGAATCCTTATGTGTTATAACCCCACTTGGCTTCGGATTGGATTGTATATACTCTTGGGGGGTGACACCTTGTTACCGAGTGGAGATGTCAATTCTGAACAAGAAGTTGCTTTCTTGAAGATGGTGCTTGAGAGACAGTTTTTCTCACATATTGGTCTAGCAAAGACCTATGCTTACAACAAGCTAGTGGAGGGTTTATATAGACCTGGTTACTATGAAAAGCTAGGCAACATAGTTCTGAAGAGATTTTTGTTGCTTGTTCTCATACTAGATAGAGTCAAAACTCAAAGTAGTCTGCCACTTAAGTATGGTATTGATGGACTAGATGgaggatctcctttacttttctCTTTGCAATCAGATGTTAAATCTAGCCGTCAACTGATCAACA AATTCTTGCCATCGGATGTGATGCATGGTGAAGGTAATCTACTTGCGCATCTTGTCATCGTAGGCTATAAAGTGACATATCAACAG AATCCTTTGCTTGAGTATCAATTTGATGTGGCTGATTTATTTGAAGACCTTGGAGATGGCATTCATCTTTGCAGAGTCATTCAGCTCTTGCACCATGATCCTTCTATCCTCTCG AAAGTGGTAGTTCCCTCAGATACTCGGAAGAAGAGTTTGGCGAACTGTGGCACTGTTCTACAATATCTCCAGGAAGCGGGTGTGCCATTGTGTGATCAAGATGGAACAATTATTATGGCAGAAGATATAGTTGACGGAGACAAGGAGCTCACTATTTCACTGCTCTGGAGCATGTTTGTGTACTTGCAG TTGCCACTTCTAATCAACAAATCACTTTTGTCTGAGGAGATTTCTAAAATCCGAGGAGTTGTTAAG CAAAACTCAAATGGCTGCACTCACTTGGACGTGCTCCTGAATTGGATCCAG GCAATTTGTGGAAGTTATGATCTCAAGGTTGAAAATTTTTCATCATTGGTTGATGGAAAAGCTATGTGGTGCTTGCTTGATTATTATTTCCGCAAGGACCACAACTGCTCCTGCTCTTATCAG GCACTCTGTGAAACAAAAGAAGAAGTTTCCATAGTATCTCCAGTTGATTACACAGATGCAGTGCACAATTTTATTCTATCTCAAAAGCTGCCGCTGTTATTGGGGAAATTTCCAGAG GTAATACAAGTCAGTGATATACTGGAAACAAACGGTGCATGCAATGGTCAGAGTGTCATTATTCTCTTGGTGTTTCTCTCGTTTCAGCTACTAGTAAAAAGAAACAAG GATCAATTAAACTTCCACAAGTTATTGGGATTTAATTGTCAAAGTCCTGAAAGGAGACGGCTAAGCACAGACCAGTGGTTTACGCATCCTGCCTCAGCTGTAGATAAACAACAAACACATTGGAAGGATGGTGAAG ATGCTGCCAGAAATTTCAAGGCTGTAATGGCTTGGTGGCAAGAGATGGCTCAACAAAATAACAAATGCACTCCGAAGGAAATTTCTAGCAGTCCAAAGCGGTCTTTCATTTCTAGAAGGAGCAGTGACACACATAAAG AAAATGCTGCAAAAGTAATACAGTCACATTTCAGACAATCAGTGCAGCAACGCAAGTATTTGAGGATTAAGAATGCGGTTTATATCTTGCAAGCTGCTATACAAGCATGGCTGTGGGTAAAGAAGGAACCATCAATTCAGTTTTTTGGTTGTCCGACATATCTGGCATCACTATGCg GTACAAGAAGCCATTCAGCAAATTTAGAAAAACATGCAGCCGTTGTGATTCATAGACATGCTTTTCTTAAGTTGAAAAGAGCTGTAATAATAATCCAGCGTGTCGTAAGAGACTGGATTTCTCGAAAGCCTGTGACTGGAGAATCATTGCTACAAGATTTGTCTACTTCAACTTTCATTGATGCTTCCATTGTCATACAAAAGTGTATTCGTGGGTGGATAGCGAGGTCTGCTGCTGTAAACATCAAACAATATCCTGAAGTTCCAAAGGAATTTGAAGATAATATTCATCATATAAATGCTGCAGCATCAATCCGATGTGCTTCAAAGGAATATAAATTAAGCAGTTCTCTACACAGTCATCACTTTGCTGcaaataaaattcaaagttaCTATCGTGGATGGTTGATGAGAAAGAATTTTGTGGATCAGAAACAAGCAGCAATAAAAATACAGAGCATTTTCCGTTCTGCAAGATGTTTGAAGGATTTTCATTCCTACAAACAGGAAACACTGTCTGTGATTACAATCCAGGCTTATGTCCGCAAATGGATTGCTAAAAGAGATGTTTATTGGCATAAATGTCAAATTATTCTGATTCAG AGCCATTGTCGTGGCTGGTTAACAAGGAGAAAACTGCTCATTGAAAAAGAGACCGTTATAAGGATTCAGACTGCAGTTCGAAGCCTAAAATACCGGAAAGCATTCCTTTGCCAAAAGCATGCTGCTTTGGAAATACAACGGTTTGCAAGAGGAGCCATTACTAGAAAGAGACTCCTAG GGGCCTCTTGCTACCGTAACGTCTCAAAATTGGGTAACCAAGCTCTTGAACTTAAAATACTACTGCAAGCAGTAGTAAAGTTGCAAAGATGGTGGAGATGTAAAGTGCTTCATGAACATAGAACAAAAGCAGCAATTGTCATCCAATCGCATGTCCGAGGATGGATTGCCAGGAAAAATGTTTCAAGAAACAAGGAACAATTACATCAAGCAGTATTAAAGTTGCAAAGGTGGTGGAGAGGTAAATTGCTTCATGAACAGAGAACAAAAGCAGCCATTGTCATCCAATCACATGTCCTTGGATGGATAGCCCGGCAAAGTGTCTCGAGAAACAAGGACCGCTTATGGAAAGCAATATTAAAGTTGCAAAGGTGGTGGAGAGGTAAATTGCTGCACAAACAGAGAACAAAAGCAGCAGTTGTCATCCAATCGCATGTCCAAGGATGGATAGTCCGACAAAGTGCTTCAAGAAAGAAGCACCTGACACTGTTAGCAATATTAAAGTTGCAAAGGTGGTGGAGACGTAATTTACTTCATAAGCAGAGAACAAAATCAGCAGTTGTCATCCAATCGCATGTCCGAGGATGGATAGCCCGGCAAACTGTTTCAAGAAACAAGCACCGAATTGTTGTGATCCAA GCATACATGAAAGGTTACCTTGCAAGAAAAGATTTAAGAGGGCAGCTTCTTGATTTGCGTCTGAGAGTACAAAAATCTGCTGCAAATGTTGATGATGGTATGCGCATAATAAACAGACTCGTCGCAGCACTGTCAGAACTTCTGAATATGAAAAGTGTCAGCGACATTCTTCATATCTGTGCAACTCTGA ATATGGCAACACAACATTCTCAAAAATGTTGTGAAGAACTTGTTGCTGCGGGTGCTGTTGGTACATTGTTTAAGCTGATCCGCTCTCTCAGCCGGAGCATACCTGATCAAGAAGTTCTTAAACATGCTCTCTCCACTCTCAGAAACCTTTCCCGATATCCACACTTGATTGATGTGCTAATTGAAAGCTGTGGATCGCTGGAAACAATCGTGTCGGAGTTTTTAAG AAACAAAGAAGAGGGATATTTCATTGCTTCCGACCTTCTGAAGAAAATATTCACAGAGCAGAAAGGCGTTGAAGCTGTGCGCAAGTCGCCTGCTCTTTTGAAAAGACTACACAATCATGTGGAAGAGCTTTCAAGGAGAGCAAAAGCTGACAAAAG GACTAAACCTCATGCAATGAAAGAGCCAGTGGACAAAAGATTGAGAGAGGCTGTTGAGATATTGGAATTGATTAAAGTGTATGGGAAATCCAACTAG
- the LOC107861257 gene encoding 15.4 kDa class V heat shock protein — translation MEFSTFNPSTWNSFFTSPLLFPYQFIPENYVHWRETPECHIYSADLPGLKKEDIKVEVEDSIYLIIRTKAANEESEPTRSFTRKFRLPGMVDMDGISASYRDGVLTVTVPRTLVRRGFFIDPNDLPQRMVNLGASAA, via the exons ATGGAATTCTCAACTTTCAACCCCTCTACATGGAATTCTTTTTTCACCTCTCCTCTCCTTTTTCCCTATCAGTTCATTCCTGAAAATTATGTTCACTGGAGAGAGACTCCTGAATGTCACATCTACTCTGCTGATCTTCCAG gTTTGAAGAAAGAGGACATAAAGGTGGAAGTTGAGGATTCAATATACCTGATAATACGAACAAAAGCTGCCAATGAAGAGAGTGAGCCAACAAGGAGCTTTACGAGGAAATTTAGGCTACCAGGAATGGTGGATATGGATGGAATTTCTGCTAGTTATAGAGATGGTGTTTTAACAGTCACTGTTCCAAGAACACTTGTGAGAAGGGGATTCTTCATTGATCCAAATGACCTGCCACAAAGGATGGTCAATCTTGGTGCTAGTGCTgcttga
- the LOC107859572 gene encoding zinc finger MYND domain-containing protein 15, whose product MDVHLKYAFGRFQEQFGSGPGLGPGSGTNLMKIDGVEPSFIKSVYRAAAALYRTDPWKRLRPGHLFGVRVGKDLDWPGKKQLFSCIQFIGGDGGDIGLYMFRSENDAKKMTGPRETIRVPNVEVLRVTYELDTLMLPSNKRFVMSLALEVSGENRYPVIDVGRCTTTGELQFRNPTLEELRFLYAVMKGACLLHPLLQQDQGAAPKWSRVIYFEPFIETVDVQWPAEMAKGNDVVAVTISYPPGRGYQEKYSSSSSSTPTKHSEAPKEETFINVKSNAAVCFRHCMQCKEEINREQLACCGHCSAVVYCSSLCQKQHWKEAHKDVCGHYKAMMEREEELAMKIFIFASSAEQPCKWLESLGIHQKGMWRRKCGCYSHCPYGLLPVPGGLRDSWGGLDENEYPHDSPFHNHFRDGISSSILLSSWPEYYNLRSLPLTSPVADILSHPLTVYYILTALSISSKNLLLKNKEVILHYVGPEGELDWMPAFAEIGHLLHGMGNIQIIMVGPEVPTNLSGTTSGIGSRVRVNLVRGLYQDEASYLPTPHVIVALNCGLGSYSIWAGALDLIKSMNIPSYFTNESELSCLDGKQVLRSAGLHISYPVTPNPFRSPVRIFGTSTNFPSYSNCFLLGVNT is encoded by the coding sequence ATGGATGTGCATTTGAAATATGCGTTTGGTAGATTTCAAGAACAATTTGGGTCTGGACCTGGACTTGGTCCTGGATCAGGAACCAATCTTATGAAGATAGATGGTGTTGAACCATCTTTCATTAAGTCTGTATACAGAGCTGCTGCAGCTTTGTATCGGACTGATCCTTGGAAGCGGTTGCGACCAGGTCATCTTTTCGGGGTAAGAGTTGGGAAGGATTTGGATTGGCCTGGCAAAAAACAGCTATTTTCTTGTATCCAATTTATTGGTGGGGATGGTGGGGATATAGGTCTTTATATGTTTAGGTCGGAGAATGATGCGAAGAAGATGACTGGTCCTAGGGAGACAATTCGGGTTCCAAATGTTGAGGTTTTGCGGGTTACTTATGAGCTGGACACTCTGATGCTCCCTTCAAATAAGAGATTTGTTATGTCACTGGCATTGGAGGTTTCAGGTGAAAATCGATATCCCGTGATTGATGTTGGTCGCTGCACAACAACTGGTGAACTTCAGTTTAGAAATCCAACACTTGAAGAGCTTAGATTTCTGTATGCAGTTATGAAAGGAGCTTGTCTTCTGCACCCTTTGCTTCAGCAAGATCAAGGTGCAGCTCCAAAGTGGTCTAGAGTGATATATTTTGAACCTTTTATCGAAACTGTTGATGTCCAATGGCCTGCAGAAATGGCCAAAGGAAATGATGTTGTAGCAGTAACAATTTCATACCCTCCTGGTCGAGGATATCAGGAGAAGTATAGCTCATCATCAAGTTCTACACCCACCAAGCATTCGGAAGCACCAAAAGAGGAGACATTTATTAATGTGAAATCAAATGCAGCTGTCTGTTTTAGGCATTGCATGCAGTGTAAGGAAGAGATCAACAGAGAACAGTTGGCTTGCTGTGGTCATTGCTCTGCAGTGGTCTATTGCAGTTCGCTCTGCCAGAAGCAGCATTGGAAGGAGGCGCACAAGGATGTTTGTGGGCATTACAAGGCCATGATggaaagagaagaagagttggCTATGAAAATCTTCATCTTTGCTTCTTCTGCTGAGCAGCCTTGTAAATGGCTTGAATCACTTGGTATTCACCAGAAGGGCATGTGGAGAAGAAAATGTGGCTGTTATTCTCATTGTCCATATGGCCTTCTTCCTGTTCCAGGTGGACTGCGGGATTCATGGGGCGGTCTGGATGAGAATGAATATCCTCATGACTCACCCTTTCATAATCATTTTAGAGATGGGATATCTAGCTCAATCCTTCTATCTAGTTGGCCAGAGTACTACAACCTCCGGTCATTACCACTGACAAGTCCCGTGGCAGATATTCTGTCTCATCCCTTGACGGTTTACTACATATTGACAGCACTCAGCATCAGTTCGAAGAATCTGTTACTCAAGAACAAAGAGGTGATCCTCCACTATGTTGGGCCTGAAGGGGAGTTAGATTGGATGCCAGCCTTTGCTGAGATTGGTCATCTACTCCACGGGATGGGCAATATACAGATAATAATGGTCGGGCCAGAAGTCCCAACTAATTTATCAGGGACTACTTCCGGAATAGGTAGCCGGGTGAGGGTAAACCTTGTAAGAGGTCTTTACCAGGACGAAGCCAGCTATCTGCCGACTCCTCATGTAATCGTGGCTTTGAATTGTGGCTTAGGAAGCTATTCAATTTGGGCTGGAGCTCTCGACTTGATAAAATCGATGAACATTCCATCTTATTTCACCAACGAGTCCGAGCTTTCATGCTTAGATGGTAAACAGGTTCTTCGCTCTGCAGGTTTACATATTAGCTATCCTGTAACACCAAATCCTTTCCGTTCTCCGGTGAGGATTTTTGGCACTTCCACTAATTTCCCATCATATAGCAACTGCTTTTTGTTAGGAGTAAATACATGA